Within the Candidatus Methylomirabilis tolerans genome, the region GAGGACGGCGATATTCTGGAATTTGATGGCGGCAGTGCACAGGTTGTCGGCAGGGCGCCTGTCGGTCGGATCTTTGTCGACGGGAAGGGGATCGGAGATGTTGGAGATGCCGTCATTCGCGATCGACAACGATTAGCGCAGGAGGGGGTTGTGGCCGTAGTCCTTGCCGTAGATCAACAGTGCGGCAAATTAATGGCGGGACCCCGGATCGTCTGTAGCGGGTTCGTCCGTGCACAGGATTCAAAGGTCCTTGCGGATAGTATGAAAATCCTGGTTTGCTCCGTATTGGAAAGCGCCTCCGAAGAGGATCGGACCGATCTGCGTCTCATGGAGCAGCGCATCAAGACGGCGGTCAAAAAGCAGTTGCAAAAGGAGATCGAGCGACGGCCTATGATCCTGCCGGTGATCATGGAGGTGTAACGGAGGGAGGCGGTCGATGGCGACTGAAGGTATGCCTGAGCCGATAGTGACCCAAAGGGGGCCGCGTGGAGGAGATCGATCGCCGGGAGTCCAGATTCTCACCCATCCCAAGACTCACGAGGTATTGGGCATCCTTGGGATCGCCGTCGCCCTCTTCTTGTTGGCAAGTCTGTTGTCCTATGATTCCCTTGATCCCTCGTTCTTTAACTCCGGAGGCGGCCCCGGACATCAGGTACACAACTATGGGGGGCGATGGGGAGCGGAACTTGCCGGTGATCTTCTGGAGTTGTTGGGTGTCGGCGCGCTGGCCTTACCATTCTTCCTGGTCCTGTTGAGTTGGAGGTTTCTCAGTGCGAAGACTACCTCCTTTATCATCTGGAAGCTGGTAGGGTGCATTCTGTTCCTCCTGAGCCTGGGGCTCCTGGCCCAACTCTTCGCCAGGGCGGGGCTGCCTGTCGGTCGAGTCTGGGAACGTCCTGGGGGCTTTGTCGGCGCAGAGTTGCACCGGACCTTCAGTCCGTTAGTGGGTCGCGTAGGCCTGCCGCTCTTGGGACTGACGACCCTTGTTCTTGGCCTGGCGTGCCTGAGCAGCCGTCCGCTTGCGAGCCTCTCCTTCGGGTATCGGGGTGTGATCGAGCGGGTAGCGGCTCGCATAAAGGAACGGCGGGCGAAAAAGGCGCAGTTGCCGGGTCGAATCAGGCCGCCCTATACTCCTCCCGCCGAGGAAGAACCTCGGATCGAGAGCCGATCGTTTCCCATGCTGACAGAGCCTGCTTCTGGGGTGGCCACAGCAGAGCCTAAAGCGTCCGCGGTCGATCCCCCTCCACAGCCGTCCTTTCCCTTTGCGATTCCGAAAGAGGGTTTTCAGACCCCGCCGCTCTCGTTGCTTGATCTGCCGGCAGGGGCGGAGAGCGGACTCTCCGATGATGAGCGGGAGGCGAACGCGCAGATCATCGAGCGTAAGCTGCTGGACTTCGGGGTTGAGGGAAGAGTCACGCAGGCGCAGCCCGGGCCTGTCATTACCCGATATGAGATCGAGCCTGGACCCGGAATCAAGATCAACCGGATTGTTGCTTTGGCTGACGATCTGGCGTTGGCCCTGCGGGCGCTGAGCGTGCGCGTCGTGGCGCCGATTCCCGGGAAGGCGGTTGTCGGCGTGGAGATCCCGAACCGCCGTCGTGTTGTGGTGCACCTGCGCGAGGTGCTCGCATCCAAGGCCTTTGAGGGATCCGCTGCACACCTGCCCCTCGCTTTAGGGAAGGACATCGCCGGCGACTCCTATGTGGTCGATCTGGGCCAGATGCCACACCTGCTCATCGCCGGGGCGACAGGGTCGGGCAAAAGTGTCTGCCTCAATGCCCTGATTGTCAGCCTGCTGTACAAGGCCACAGCAGAAAGCATCCGTCTGCTGCTGATCGATCCGAAGCGGGTAGAACTCTCCGTCTATGAAGGGATTCCGCATCTGGCTGAGCGCGTCGTATGTGATCCGAAGGAGGCGGCGAAACGGCTTCAACGCCTTGTGATCCACATGGAAGGGCGATACAAACTGTTCGCGCGGCTCGGGGCCAGAAATATTGCCAGCTATAACCGGCTGATCCACAACGCCAGGCGGGAAGGAGGAGGCGAGGTCTTTCAACCGCTTCCCTATCTGGTGGTGGTCATCGACGAACTGGCCGATCTGATGTTGACCGCTGCCGCAGACGTCGAGCGAGCCATCGCCAGGCTGGCGCAGATGGCGCGTGCGGTAGGCATCCATTTAATCGTGGCGACGCAACGTCCTTCGGTGGATGTGATTACCGGGATTATCAAAGCCAATTTCCCGGCCAGGCTCGCATTTCAGGTCTCCTCTAAGGTCGATTCCAGGACGATCCTCGACATGAACGGCGCCGAGCAACTGTTGGGCGATGGCGATATGCTGTTCGTTCCGCCTGCAAGCTCAAAGCCGCACCGGATTCACGGATCGTTCGTGTCCGATATCGAGATTAAGCGTATTGTCGATTTTCTGAAAGCGCAGGGAAAGGCCGAGGAGTTTCCATGGTCGCTGCTACCAGCTGAGGAGGAGCAGGAACCGTCAGGGAATGAAGATGATGAGTTGTATCAACAGGCGGTCGACCTTGTCGTCGCGACACGTCAGGCGTCGATCTCCCTGATTCAGCGGCGACTCAGGATTGGGTTCAACCGGGCGGCACGGATGATCGAGCGGATGGAGTACGAACGGATCGTCAGTCGCACTGAAGGCGGCGGGCGGGAGGTCCTCGTTGAACAACGGAATCCATAGCTACGGTGCGAGGTGCGTAATGCGTAGTACGAAGCGCGGGATATCGGGCGTGGTCTTGGTCCTGCTGGGTGTCATTGTGTTAGGCGGTTTATCCCAGGCGGCAACGGACCCTACACCCCACACCCCACACCCTACATCCGTTCCTGTGTCCGCGTTGACCGCCGATGAGGTGGCCGATAAGGTCCAGGCAACCTACCAGGGGTTCGCGGACCTCCAGGGAACCTTCCTCCAGCGTGCGACGAATAAACTGAGCGGGATGACGCAAGAGGCATCAGGCCGGCTCTTCCTCAAGTGGCCCGGGAGGATGCGCTGGGAGTATGAGAAGCCGGAATCGAGACTATTCTTGATCGATGGCAAGACCCTCTGGAGCTATAGCCCATCCGAGCGACAAGCCATGGCGCAAGATGTGAGCGGCGCACTCACGACGGGCCCCATTGGGATCCTATTTGGGATGAGTAGCCTCCGACGAGACTTTCAGGTCCGACCTATCGTTCACGCGGGGACTAAGGACGGTCTTGAGTATCTCCTGGAGCTGACTCCCAAAGGGAAGGATCTGTCCTTTAAGCGGGTGATCCTGGGGGTGGATCGGGAAAGCTTTTTTATCCAGCGACTGACGGTTTTTGATCTGTATGGAAACACGACGATGGTCGAGTTGTCCAAGCAGAAGATCAACGGCGGGCTGAAGGACGAACTGTTTCAATTCTCGCCCCCGCCTGGAACGGATGTGGTGGCCCCTCTAAGGCCTGCCGTTCCATAAGCCAAAAGGAGATTATGCATGGCCAGTGAGGCATCCTTTGATATTAGTTCGATAGTCGATCTGCAGGAGGTAGATAATGCCGTCCAGCAGGTGATGAAAGAGATCCAGCAGCGGTTCGATTTCAAGGGGACAGCCTGTCGAGTCACGCGGGACGAGCAAGGCCTCCTGCTCTACGCCGACGACACCTATAAGCTCAAGGCGGTGGTGGACCTGTTGGAAGCGAAGCTGGTGCGGCGAAAGGTATCTCTGAAGGCCCTTGTATACGAAACTCCTGAGTCGGCGGCCAAAGGAACCGTTCGGCAGCGCACAACGCTGCAGCAGGGTATCTCCGCCGACAAAGCGAAAGAGATTACCAGGGTGATCAGGGGGCTCGGTTTTAAGGTAACTACGCAGATCCAGGGCGACCAGATACGGGTCTCGGCGAAAAGTAAAGACGATCTGCAGGCCGTCATGCAAGCGCTCCGAGCGCACGATTTCGGTATCGACCTGCAGTTCGGCAACTATCGGTAACGCGAATGCCTGATTCCACATTTCCCTTACTCAGCAAACGATATCGTTCGACATTCACAATATCAAGAGGTTGCTCCGGCCTTGAGTAACAGTAAACCTGAACGCTATGAAGATGAGAGCCAAACAGTCCTGATTGTCGAGGACGGTACCGGCTCAGTCCTCAAGCTTCGTGAACTGCTCACGCATCGAGGGTTCTTCGTCTTGCAAGCCTCATCCAGGCAGGAGGCGCTGGATGCCATTGCCGCCGGCTGTATTGAGTTGGTAGTCTTGGATATCGGATCATACGTCTCGCTGCAGCAGCGGGCTGACCGCCTTGCGGCGGTCAATCGGTTGACCAGAGTCATCGGCGCCTCATTCGATCTCAGCGAGGTCTATCACACTTTTGTCACAGAGGTGAGACGCCTCGTTCATTACGACCGGATCGGACTCGTCTTGTGGGATGACTCAGACCACGAATTCAAGCCGCTCCGGATGACCACTGATCAGCCTATTACTGAGGAACTTGAGCATGTCTGTGCGCTGGACGGGAGAACCGGTCTCGAATGGGTTATGCGCCAACGACACCCATTTATCGAGCATGATCTGGCGGAATCGAGGCAATTTGTAGAGGACGAGGCGCTGCTTAAGGTAGGGATCCGATCTTCTGTTCGCCTCCCTCTCATTGCGAATGGGGAAGCGATCGGCGTCGTCTGTCTCGACAGCACCACGCCCTTCCGTTATGGAGAGCAGGAACTTGAGATCCTGGTACCTCTGAGTGAGCAGTTGGCTATCGCGATCGAGCATGGACGCCTGTTTCAAGAGATTAACAGGTTGGCCATGACCGATGAGTTGACGGGCCTCTTTAACCATCGCTACTTCTATCAGCAA harbors:
- a CDS encoding DNA translocase FtsK 4TM domain-containing protein encodes the protein MATEGMPEPIVTQRGPRGGDRSPGVQILTHPKTHEVLGILGIAVALFLLASLLSYDSLDPSFFNSGGGPGHQVHNYGGRWGAELAGDLLELLGVGALALPFFLVLLSWRFLSAKTTSFIIWKLVGCILFLLSLGLLAQLFARAGLPVGRVWERPGGFVGAELHRTFSPLVGRVGLPLLGLTTLVLGLACLSSRPLASLSFGYRGVIERVAARIKERRAKKAQLPGRIRPPYTPPAEEEPRIESRSFPMLTEPASGVATAEPKASAVDPPPQPSFPFAIPKEGFQTPPLSLLDLPAGAESGLSDDEREANAQIIERKLLDFGVEGRVTQAQPGPVITRYEIEPGPGIKINRIVALADDLALALRALSVRVVAPIPGKAVVGVEIPNRRRVVVHLREVLASKAFEGSAAHLPLALGKDIAGDSYVVDLGQMPHLLIAGATGSGKSVCLNALIVSLLYKATAESIRLLLIDPKRVELSVYEGIPHLAERVVCDPKEAAKRLQRLVIHMEGRYKLFARLGARNIASYNRLIHNARREGGGEVFQPLPYLVVVIDELADLMLTAAADVERAIARLAQMARAVGIHLIVATQRPSVDVITGIIKANFPARLAFQVSSKVDSRTILDMNGAEQLLGDGDMLFVPPASSKPHRIHGSFVSDIEIKRIVDFLKAQGKAEEFPWSLLPAEEEQEPSGNEDDELYQQAVDLVVATRQASISLIQRRLRIGFNRAARMIERMEYERIVSRTEGGGREVLVEQRNP
- the lolA gene encoding outer membrane lipoprotein chaperone LolA, with product MRSTKRGISGVVLVLLGVIVLGGLSQAATDPTPHTPHPTSVPVSALTADEVADKVQATYQGFADLQGTFLQRATNKLSGMTQEASGRLFLKWPGRMRWEYEKPESRLFLIDGKTLWSYSPSERQAMAQDVSGALTTGPIGILFGMSSLRRDFQVRPIVHAGTKDGLEYLLELTPKGKDLSFKRVILGVDRESFFIQRLTVFDLYGNTTMVELSKQKINGGLKDELFQFSPPPGTDVVAPLRPAVP
- a CDS encoding YajQ family cyclic di-GMP-binding protein, giving the protein MASEASFDISSIVDLQEVDNAVQQVMKEIQQRFDFKGTACRVTRDEQGLLLYADDTYKLKAVVDLLEAKLVRRKVSLKALVYETPESAAKGTVRQRTTLQQGISADKAKEITRVIRGLGFKVTTQIQGDQIRVSAKSKDDLQAVMQALRAHDFGIDLQFGNYR
- a CDS encoding diguanylate cyclase, whose amino-acid sequence is MSNSKPERYEDESQTVLIVEDGTGSVLKLRELLTHRGFFVLQASSRQEALDAIAAGCIELVVLDIGSYVSLQQRADRLAAVNRLTRVIGASFDLSEVYHTFVTEVRRLVHYDRIGLVLWDDSDHEFKPLRMTTDQPITEELEHVCALDGRTGLEWVMRQRHPFIEHDLAESRQFVEDEALLKVGIRSSVRLPLIANGEAIGVVCLDSTTPFRYGEQELEILVPLSEQLAIAIEHGRLFQEINRLAMTDELTGLFNHRYFYQQLEQELRRTRRYGHPLSLIMLDIDLFKQYNDLNGHLAGDEALRRIAALVRNSTRGVDIVARYGGDEIGIILPETDLRQAWVQAERIRFAMEHDTLGGEKASDGQRLTVSLGVACLEPDMRQGEDLVRAADTALYRSKAAGGNQTFVV